CTTTATTAGCTTCACCTTTGATTTGTTGATCTTCGTTTCAGAAGTAAGTTTCTTTACCTTCGGTATGTTTTTTACGCATTTGATAATAAACTGGAAGTTTAGTATCAATTGCTGTTAGTTCATGACTAGCTATGGCATTAGTTGTTAAACTACTGGTTGCTGTTACTTTTTTAGCACGAATTGTTGTGCTAAAAAAGTCTGTATCAACTTTGGTTCCATCAAAGATGTATCTAGCTTTAAATAAGATCTTGTCATTATTGTTTGGTGCAATATAAGGGATCTTAATTGCATCAACATTATAGATTTGGTTCTCATTAATCTTAATCTTAATTTCATTATGATTAACATCATAATAATACCCATGATCATTACTTTTGATCTTATCAATATATGCTTGTTTGTTTGATTGTTTGTTTTGATCAAACATAATGTTGGGAATATTAATTGAACTAACTGATAATTCAACATCATCTGGAATGATGTTTCTAACAATCATTCCAGGGATATAAACTTCAAGTTCTGGATATGATGGTGACTTAATACTTAATGGGTGATTAGTTTTAGATCTTAAATAATAAAATATTGGTCCATATTCTTGTGACTTACTATTTGGACGATAGATTTTATCAATAACAGCTTGACCTTCTAAATAAAGATCATTAATACTAAATTCATTTCTTAATTCATCTAAGGCATTTTGATTAGCTTTTTTAAATGAATCATAAAAACCATTAGTTAATTCTAAACCTGTTGATTTATTAGGCGTTGAACGTTTAAAACGGTTGTTGTTATCAGTTTGATCATTATCTTGTTGAACATCATTCTCATCCATTTGATCATGATCGAGCACCTCAGATAAATTGATTTGGTTATTCAGATCTTTTAGGGTTGAAAAATTAGCATCACCACCATCTAAGATATCAACAACATAATCATCATTATCATTTAATTTAACCCTTTTAATAAGTTTGTCAGCAATCTCAGTACCTAAACTTTTAAACCCGTCAAATTGGATTTCATTAGATCTGATGTCAGCTTCATTATCCTTACTAAAAGTAACATTAATAGTAGCCATTCCATTAATGTTGCTATAACTAACAATTTCAACCCGAACGTTTCAACCCCTAGCTAATTCATTAGTTTTTATTAATTGAAAATTATCAGGCACTAAATCTTGGGGTCTTGTTGTATATCTATTTAAATTATCATGCGTTTTAGTATCAACAACAATAAAACTAGACGGATCTAAGGTATTGGCATAATTTCTTAACCGTTGAGCATTTGATAATGTCATAACTGGTTGATTAACATTATCATCAATCACTTGATCATCTGATGAACCATCAGATGATCCTTGTGTTCTTGATGCTGGTGGGGTTTTATTTTCACCACTATCTTTATCAATGCCAATACTACTTGTGCATGAAGATACTAAAATGCTTGATACAAAAAACAGACTAAATAATTGACTAACTTTAAAAAGATTGTGCTTCTTCATAAAGAAAATACGTATTAATTAAATAAACTACTAATAAATATTATTGATTAAGACCACAATATGATCTTATACTTATAATCAAAGTTTAAGATCAAATAAACTTCAATTAGGCGACATACATTTTATTATTATATAAGAATAAACCAACATTTGGTTGGTAGTGTTATTGAAATTCTTGATAAATCATAGATTTATCTTAATCAATAATTATATAATTATTGCTGGTGTTAATTTTCTTATGAAGGATTCAATTCATAAACTAAAGGCAAATCATTTTTGGTTAATGAAAGTTATGACCGTTGTTTTCTGGTCACTACCAGATCTTAATGATGGTTTTAAACACCACAAGCGAATTAGATTAATCAGAGCATTTTATGCAACATTAATTGTTTTTGCTTGTATTGTTAGTTTTATTGCTCTAGTTATCGTCCCTTCACCAGAATCACGAGAAGGGTTTGCTACTTTTGTTAAAGTAGTATCGTTATTGAGTTTTTTCGTCTTTATTACTGACTGGATTGGTCATTTAATTACTTATCGTTATTTAGATAACAATAAGCACGTTAGTTTATTTAAATTAACAATTAAATACATCTTTTCATTTAGTAGTATCGTGATTATTTTGTGTATCTTATCTTCTGCACAAGCAATTAAATACTTTTTAGAAGCAAATGATAAGAATGCTGAATATGTGTTTACAGCCTTTTCTTCATTAGGGCTAGTAAGAATTGTGCGGTTGTTTATGGTGTTGTCACTGTTTTCGCCGTTTGCAGCAATTACGAATGTCTTTGTTGAACAAAAGAAGTTGTTAACATCAGTTTTTTTCATCATTATTATTCTGATCATCTTATTTGCTTTGATAATCTGATCACAAGAAACTGTCTATTTGTTTAATCAAAAATTAGCTTATTTAGCTAGTGTTAGTGACAATTATGCTAATTCATCTGAATTTGATATCTTTATCAAATTAAATAAATTAGATCCAGCTTCTAGTGCTTATCAAAGCTTAATTAATAAGATTAACCATCAGCAATATGAAGATGCAAAAAACCTTTTATCACTTGATGATAAAAATAATTTAGATAGCTTATCAGTTGGTTATATTAAGAACTTTGGTGAAGCATTCTACTTCACCACAATTACACTTACAACTGTGGGTTATGGTGATTTTTCACCACATGCTCCAATTTCAAGAGTGATTGTTAGCTTCATTTCATTATTAGCGATCGCGATCGTTGCCATCCCATCAGGGGTTATTGCTGGTGCTTTTTTAAGTGAGATGCAAAAAAGAAGTAAAAAGAAGAAAAACCAAAAAGCAAACCAAAACCAACAAAACCAAAACGAAGAGCCAAATAACAACACTAACTGCGAAAACCAAGCAGTCAAACCTAAGTCTGATGATCATAGAAAGAAGTCATTGGATGATTACGAATTTATTGAAATTAAATTTTAACAATGGAATTTTTAAAGAAAGAAACAAGATCTAAAAAAGCGATTAAAAACGCAACTAAAGTAGTTAAACGCGGCAACATCTTAATGTTAGCTATCGGGCTATTATTAGGGACTAGCTTCAATGCTGTTGTTGCTTCATTAGCTAATGACGTAATTATGGCTGCAATTGCTAAATTATATGGCAAAGACAGCATCGATAAATTAGAATGAAATGGAATTTTATACGGTAAATTCTTAGCTGCTTTAATTAGCTTCTTAATCATTACTATCATTCTAGTAGCATTCTTATTCATCATTTATTACATCGTTGAAATCGTTAAAGAATGTAGACAAAGAAAACAAAAAATTGCTGAAGTTGTTGAAGAAAAACCTGCTGAACCAACTGATCAACAAAAAATGATTACTTTATTAGAAACAAACAACACTTTATTAAAACAACAAATTGCTTTATTATCAAAAGCTCACAATGTTGAAATCTTATCAAACCAATTCGGTGATAAAGTTGTTGAAGTTCCATTTGATGCAAAAGCAAATGGTGATAAAAAATAAATCTAATAATTAGTTAATCACATAAATCACATTTAAAGATCAAACACCCAGAATTATCTGGGTGTTTTTTATTGTTTGTTTAAGCTGGATTGTCAAATCATTAAGGGGTGATAAGAATTGTTTTTAAA
The Mycoplasma sp. E35C DNA segment above includes these coding regions:
- a CDS encoding potassium channel family protein translates to MKVMTVVFWSLPDLNDGFKHHKRIRLIRAFYATLIVFACIVSFIALVIVPSPESREGFATFVKVVSLLSFFVFITDWIGHLITYRYLDNNKHVSLFKLTIKYIFSFSSIVIILCILSSAQAIKYFLEANDKNAEYVFTAFSSLGLVRIVRLFMVLSLFSPFAAITNVFVEQKKLLTSVFFIIIILIILFALIIWSQETVYLFNQKLAYLASVSDNYANSSEFDIFIKLNKLDPASSAYQSLINKINHQQYEDAKNLLSLDDKNNLDSLSVGYIKNFGEAFYFTTITLTTVGYGDFSPHAPISRVIVSFISLLAIAIVAIPSGVIAGAFLSEMQKRSKKKKNQKANQNQQNQNEEPNNNTNCENQAVKPKSDDHRKKSLDDYEFIEIKF
- a CDS encoding MscL family protein; protein product: MEFLKKETRSKKAIKNATKVVKRGNILMLAIGLLLGTSFNAVVASLANDVIMAAIAKLYGKDSIDKLEWNGILYGKFLAALISFLIITIILVAFLFIIYYIVEIVKECRQRKQKIAEVVEEKPAEPTDQQKMITLLETNNTLLKQQIALLSKAHNVEILSNQFGDKVVEVPFDAKANGDKK